The following proteins are co-located in the uncultured Tolumonas sp. genome:
- a CDS encoding MIP/aquaporin family protein, translating into MNKQATPTLTGECLAEFIGTGLLIFFGVGCVAALILAGANFGQWEISLTWGFGVSIAIFVTGGISGAHLNPAVTLALMVWKGFEKRKVLPFILAQLAGAFCAAALVYFLYSNLFTQWESIHHIVRGSLESLGTAGIFSTYPHALLNNYQALTVELVITTVLMMSILALTDEQNGAPKGFAAALLIGILIAVIGASLGPLTGFAMNPARDLGPKLFAFLAGWGDIALTGGRANPYFWVPIVGPILGAQLGAAIYIKLLAPCLPANRALKTQSADTVKTAAQI; encoded by the coding sequence ATGAATAAACAAGCAACACCGACTCTGACTGGCGAATGCCTAGCTGAGTTTATAGGAACAGGTTTACTGATATTTTTCGGCGTCGGTTGTGTCGCGGCACTGATACTGGCCGGTGCCAATTTCGGACAATGGGAAATCTCACTGACCTGGGGATTTGGTGTGTCGATTGCTATTTTTGTGACTGGCGGGATCTCCGGTGCACATCTGAACCCGGCGGTGACGCTGGCACTCATGGTGTGGAAAGGCTTTGAGAAACGCAAAGTATTACCGTTTATTCTGGCCCAACTAGCCGGCGCCTTCTGTGCGGCCGCGCTGGTGTATTTCCTCTATAGCAATCTGTTTACGCAATGGGAAAGCATTCACCATATCGTGCGCGGTTCGCTGGAAAGTTTAGGCACTGCCGGCATCTTTTCGACCTACCCACATGCTCTGCTGAATAACTATCAGGCGTTGACCGTTGAGCTGGTGATCACCACTGTATTGATGATGAGCATTCTGGCGTTAACCGATGAACAAAATGGCGCACCAAAAGGGTTTGCCGCAGCTTTGCTGATTGGCATTCTGATTGCCGTGATCGGCGCATCACTCGGCCCGCTCACGGGTTTTGCCATGAATCCAGCCCGCGATCTGGGCCCGAAATTGTTCGCTTTTTTAGCCGGTTGGGGTGATATCGCACTGACTGGTGGCCGTGCTAATCCCTATTTCTGGGTACCGATTGTCGGCCCGATCCTTGGCGCACAACTGGGTGCCGCCATCTATATCAAACTACTCGCACCTTGCCTGCCCGCCAATCGGGCGCTGAAAACCCAATCCGCCGATACAGTGAAGACTGCCGCTCAGATCTGA
- a CDS encoding NADP-dependent oxidoreductase, with product MAQLQITRFGGVEVLQLANQELTAPASGEVLLDVIYAAVNPVDAKTRAGLGWAAAQHKDDLPWTPGFDVCGLVQAVGASVTDFAVGQRVCGMVFRGGAYASHLLALADDLLPVPETISSEQAAALPLAGLTAWQGLFEHGQLQAGETVLISAAAGGVGHIAVQLAKQAGAKVIASASASNHAFLRELGADQVVDYHDSDAMAALKGQLDLVFDLVGFDSGLSALALLKAGGRQVTVPTVTAPQIKEAAAAQDKTALGMMVHPDRSALATLLEKCAAGDLQVHISTIYPLSEGANAHLAIESGRTRGKLLLNPRN from the coding sequence ATGGCTCAACTGCAAATCACCCGTTTTGGCGGGGTAGAGGTGTTACAACTAGCAAATCAGGAACTTACCGCACCCGCATCTGGCGAAGTGCTGCTCGACGTAATCTATGCCGCAGTCAATCCGGTCGATGCGAAAACTCGTGCTGGTCTTGGTTGGGCGGCTGCGCAACATAAAGATGACCTGCCGTGGACGCCGGGTTTTGATGTGTGTGGCCTGGTGCAGGCGGTGGGGGCGAGCGTCACTGATTTCGCAGTGGGCCAACGCGTCTGCGGTATGGTATTCCGTGGCGGTGCGTATGCGTCACATCTGCTCGCGTTAGCCGACGACTTACTGCCAGTGCCGGAAACTATCTCCTCGGAACAAGCTGCGGCATTACCGTTGGCCGGGCTGACTGCATGGCAAGGGTTATTTGAACATGGTCAGTTGCAAGCCGGTGAAACGGTGCTGATTTCTGCTGCCGCGGGTGGCGTGGGCCATATTGCGGTGCAGCTTGCCAAACAAGCTGGTGCTAAAGTGATTGCCAGTGCCTCCGCCAGTAATCACGCCTTTTTACGGGAACTGGGTGCCGATCAGGTAGTGGATTATCACGACAGTGACGCTATGGCGGCACTCAAAGGCCAGCTTGATTTGGTGTTTGATCTGGTGGGGTTTGACAGTGGCTTGTCAGCGTTAGCGTTATTAAAAGCCGGTGGTCGCCAAGTCACGGTACCGACCGTCACTGCGCCGCAGATTAAAGAGGCGGCGGCCGCACAAGATAAAACCGCACTGGGCATGATGGTACACCCTGATCGTTCCGCATTAGCGACCTTATTGGAAAAATGCGCAGCCGGCGATCTGCAGGTGCATATCAGTACTATTTACCCACTAAGCGAAGGTGCAAACGCGCATTTGGCGATTGAAAGCGGGCGCACCCGCGGCAAGCTGCTGCTCAATCCGCGCAATTAG
- a CDS encoding HAD-IA family hydrolase has translation MFDVKAYQQYAAWIFDLDGTLSNTLQAHDLAWQHALTQFAIPFTSERMQQLGGVPIPDTVEILANEAGMQVDVATVVTVRDQRFYELLPTTLSPTPLVAGVVLPFLGEKPMAVGTGCRTDMARRILAGLSLDRYLPIVVGADQVANPKPAGDTFLLAAEKLGVAPERCLVFEDADAGLKAAAAAGMAAIDVRNLWPVQRPLQ, from the coding sequence ATGTTTGATGTGAAGGCCTATCAGCAATACGCAGCCTGGATTTTTGATCTCGACGGCACCTTGTCGAACACCTTACAGGCGCACGATCTGGCGTGGCAGCACGCGCTTACCCAGTTTGCGATCCCGTTTACCAGTGAGCGGATGCAGCAATTAGGCGGGGTGCCGATCCCTGATACGGTGGAAATTCTTGCCAATGAAGCTGGTATGCAGGTCGATGTGGCGACCGTGGTGACGGTACGTGATCAGCGATTTTATGAACTATTACCAACGACGTTATCGCCGACACCGTTAGTAGCTGGCGTGGTGTTGCCTTTTTTAGGTGAAAAACCGATGGCCGTCGGCACTGGCTGTCGCACTGACATGGCACGTCGTATTCTGGCCGGTTTGTCGTTAGATCGTTACCTGCCGATCGTGGTCGGGGCTGATCAGGTGGCCAACCCGAAACCGGCAGGTGATACCTTCTTACTCGCGGCAGAAAAATTGGGTGTTGCGCCAGAACGCTGTCTGGTGTTTGAAGATGCGGATGCTGGCCTGAAAGCCGCTGCGGCGGCAGGTATGGCGGCCATTGATGTACGCAATCTTTGGCCGGTACAACGCCCACTGCAATAA
- a CDS encoding carbonate dehydratase, with product MIRKNPSGHLPVIAESAYVDSTAIICGKVIIKDNVFVGPYAVIRADEVDANGDMEPIVIGANSNIQDGVVIHSKSGAAVTIGEYTSIAHRSIVHGPCTVGNRVFIGFNTVLFNCEVGDGAVIRHNSVVDGQDLPAEFYVPSSTRICPESDLSEIPRVTVAATEFSEDVAHTNIDLVKGYKALQNEF from the coding sequence ATGATCCGTAAAAATCCGTCAGGCCATCTGCCTGTTATTGCTGAATCTGCTTATGTCGATTCCACCGCGATCATCTGCGGTAAAGTTATCATCAAAGACAACGTTTTCGTTGGTCCTTATGCAGTTATCCGTGCTGACGAAGTCGACGCGAATGGCGACATGGAACCGATTGTGATTGGTGCGAACTCCAACATCCAGGATGGCGTCGTTATTCACTCTAAATCGGGTGCTGCCGTGACGATTGGTGAATACACCTCAATTGCCCATCGTTCCATCGTGCACGGCCCTTGCACCGTTGGGAACCGTGTTTTTATCGGCTTTAATACCGTGTTGTTTAACTGTGAAGTCGGTGATGGTGCCGTGATCCGTCACAACTCGGTGGTTGACGGTCAGGATCTGCCAGCAGAATTTTATGTGCCATCCAGCACGCGTATTTGCCCGGAAAGCGACTTGAGCGAAATTCCACGCGTCACCGTGGCAGCCACCGAATTCTCTGAAGACGTGGCGCATACCAATATTGATTTGGTGAAAGGTTATAAAGCGTTACAGAACGAGTTTTGA
- a CDS encoding GTP-binding protein: protein MSESHFDTEDFRIPVTVLTGFLGSGKTTLLNYWVKQPEMANCAVLINEFGAVGLDHHLVEKLDDNVVMLESGCVCCTVQGDLVNALRDLFMRAMRREIKPFQRVLIETTGLADPGPVLFTLRNDPFFAQRYRFDGTVTVVDVCHIEHQLTQQYEAVKQVALADMLVLSKSDLADFGVLPGVEALLQRINPMAPRHIAIKGQLSPAVLEQNGPFGSGSQRSTQEIRQWLQGAITELGLASPIKPAVAAHSPLVANAPLSSAHSDVEAFCLRYTKPMPTARFLDGLRMVQMRYPERLLRFKAILWLEEQQQPVVVHGVHDQLYPIMNLPEWPTGEPVSELVFIMKQTDRREVEEMLQEEFFPKYPRFQYE from the coding sequence ATGTCTGAATCTCATTTCGATACCGAAGATTTTCGTATTCCCGTCACCGTGTTGACCGGTTTTCTCGGCAGCGGTAAAACCACCCTGTTGAACTACTGGGTCAAACAACCAGAAATGGCCAATTGCGCCGTCTTAATTAACGAATTTGGCGCAGTTGGCCTCGATCATCATCTGGTAGAAAAATTGGATGATAACGTGGTGATGCTGGAGTCCGGCTGTGTCTGTTGCACGGTACAAGGCGATCTGGTCAACGCACTGCGCGACCTATTCATGCGTGCCATGCGTCGGGAAATTAAACCCTTTCAGCGTGTCTTGATTGAAACAACCGGGCTGGCCGATCCCGGCCCGGTGTTATTCACCCTGCGCAACGACCCGTTTTTTGCCCAGCGTTATCGTTTCGACGGTACAGTTACTGTCGTTGATGTCTGCCATATCGAACACCAACTGACCCAACAATATGAAGCAGTAAAACAAGTGGCATTGGCAGATATGCTGGTGTTAAGTAAAAGCGATCTGGCTGATTTTGGTGTGTTGCCAGGAGTGGAAGCCTTATTGCAACGCATCAACCCGATGGCCCCGCGACATATCGCTATCAAAGGCCAATTATCGCCGGCGGTGCTTGAGCAAAACGGCCCGTTTGGTAGCGGCTCACAGCGTAGCACGCAGGAAATCCGCCAGTGGTTGCAAGGTGCCATTACCGAGTTAGGCTTAGCATCCCCCATAAAACCTGCCGTTGCTGCGCATTCGCCGTTAGTCGCCAATGCCCCGCTCAGTAGCGCACACAGTGATGTAGAAGCCTTCTGTCTGCGTTACACAAAACCAATGCCCACGGCACGCTTTCTTGACGGCTTACGCATGGTGCAGATGCGTTACCCTGAACGCCTATTACGCTTTAAAGCAATCCTCTGGTTGGAAGAACAACAGCAGCCAGTGGTTGTGCATGGTGTGCATGACCAGCTGTATCCCATCATGAATTTACCTGAATGGCCAACCGGTGAACCAGTAAGTGAACTAGTCTTTATCATGAAACAGACCGATCGGCGGGAAGTCGAAGAGATGCTGCAGGAAGAGTTTTTCCCTAAATATCCAAGATTCCAATATGAATAA
- a CDS encoding universal stress protein yields the protein MNQDYTYQHVLVALDINDDFQPILGKAIALARRNNAKLSVLHVDINLRDLYTEMVDIDVERVQRKVLADTKNKLDTILAGIDYPLERSMVMCGDLVEEVNQVVEAQGVDLLVCGHHQSFWNLLASAARQLMNSVTCDLLIVPFSGRK from the coding sequence ATGAACCAAGACTATACCTATCAGCATGTTTTAGTGGCACTGGATATTAACGACGACTTCCAACCCATTCTGGGTAAAGCCATCGCGTTGGCACGCCGCAATAACGCCAAACTGTCGGTGTTGCATGTGGATATCAATCTGCGCGATCTGTACACCGAGATGGTTGATATCGACGTCGAACGCGTACAGCGCAAAGTGCTGGCCGATACCAAAAACAAACTGGACACCATTCTGGCCGGCATTGATTACCCTCTGGAACGCAGCATGGTGATGTGTGGCGATTTAGTGGAAGAAGTGAATCAGGTCGTGGAAGCACAAGGTGTTGATTTGCTGGTTTGTGGTCATCATCAATCCTTCTGGAATCTGCTGGCCTCAGCCGCCCGGCAACTGATGAACTCCGTGACCTGCGATCTGCTGATCGTGCCATTCAGTGGTCGGAAATAA
- a CDS encoding monovalent cation:proton antiporter-2 (CPA2) family protein translates to MEQSLLFDAAIFLTAAVVSVPIARRLGLGSVLGYLIAGVVIGPYLFNFVGANDSVMHVAEFGVVLMLFLIGLELKPALLWQLKGPIIGIGGSQVLFTTIAFSLIALLFDLRWQQAIAIGMILALSSTAIVLQSLTERRMLKSEAGQTSFSVLLFQDIAVIPMLALLPFLAPGLKTVTETSSMSGWQSGSLIALVIAGIILGGHYLMRPVFRFIAQSGLREIFVAAALLLVILTALATESVGLSPALGTFLAGVVLAESEYRHELEANIEPFKGLLLGLFFISVGAGINFSLLAEHPFLIAGLLLLLLVVKFLILQGVGGLAHMAHGHRWSFSFALAQGSEFAFVLFSFAHQLKLFNTELTALLTLTVALSMAFTPLLLMLNSHLQTQWQQQEDQQREADPIDEQDNPVIIVGFGRFGQVIGRLLHAHGIGTTVLDNDVAHIDMLRKYGYKVFYGDADRIDLLQAAGASKAKLLIVAVSNQAKSIALCELAHRHFPQLKILVRAVDRAHAHQLLQLGVELIYRETVGSAVDLGVAALRQLGIRGNLAWRAGQTFKEHDEKLLREQTAFLDDEKMYITKSVQYRHLLAEMLKATQEDRHSELMHAWEHMDDEDADDDHEGTH, encoded by the coding sequence ATGGAGCAAAGTCTGCTGTTTGATGCTGCCATCTTTCTGACCGCTGCGGTGGTTTCGGTGCCGATCGCCCGCCGTTTAGGCTTGGGTTCGGTGCTGGGTTATCTGATTGCCGGCGTGGTGATCGGCCCTTATCTATTTAATTTTGTCGGCGCCAATGACAGCGTCATGCATGTCGCTGAATTTGGTGTGGTACTGATGCTGTTTCTGATCGGGCTGGAACTCAAACCCGCCCTGTTATGGCAACTGAAAGGCCCGATCATCGGTATTGGCGGTAGTCAGGTGTTATTTACGACTATCGCCTTCTCCTTGATTGCCCTGCTGTTTGATCTGCGTTGGCAACAAGCGATTGCCATTGGCATGATCTTGGCGCTTTCATCCACCGCGATTGTGCTGCAAAGCCTCACCGAGCGGCGCATGCTGAAAAGTGAAGCCGGACAGACCAGTTTTTCCGTGCTGCTGTTTCAAGATATTGCCGTCATTCCCATGCTGGCGCTGCTGCCATTTCTGGCGCCAGGGCTAAAAACGGTTACTGAAACCAGTTCAATGAGCGGCTGGCAAAGCGGTTCGCTGATCGCGTTGGTGATCGCCGGTATTATTCTCGGCGGACACTACCTGATGCGGCCGGTGTTTCGTTTTATCGCTCAATCGGGCTTACGTGAAATCTTCGTCGCCGCCGCGTTATTGCTGGTGATCTTGACGGCGTTAGCCACCGAATCGGTCGGTTTATCACCGGCTCTCGGTACCTTCCTCGCTGGTGTCGTTCTGGCAGAAAGTGAATATCGTCATGAACTGGAAGCCAACATTGAACCGTTTAAGGGGCTGTTACTTGGCCTGTTTTTTATCTCGGTCGGCGCTGGCATCAACTTCTCGTTGCTGGCCGAACACCCCTTCCTGATCGCCGGGTTGTTACTGTTACTCTTAGTGGTTAAATTCCTGATTTTACAAGGTGTCGGTGGGCTGGCGCATATGGCGCATGGCCATCGCTGGTCGTTTTCTTTTGCCTTGGCGCAAGGTAGTGAGTTTGCTTTTGTTCTGTTCTCTTTTGCCCATCAATTAAAACTGTTTAATACGGAGCTGACAGCATTATTGACGTTAACCGTGGCGCTATCGATGGCCTTTACACCGTTGTTGTTGATGTTAAATAGTCACCTGCAAACACAGTGGCAACAACAGGAAGATCAACAGCGTGAGGCTGACCCGATTGATGAACAAGATAACCCGGTGATCATCGTCGGTTTTGGTCGTTTCGGTCAGGTGATTGGCCGTTTGCTGCACGCCCACGGTATTGGCACCACAGTATTAGATAACGATGTCGCACATATCGATATGCTGCGCAAATATGGCTACAAAGTGTTTTATGGTGATGCCGATCGCATCGATTTACTGCAAGCGGCTGGTGCCAGTAAAGCCAAACTGCTGATTGTGGCAGTCAGTAATCAGGCGAAATCGATCGCACTGTGCGAGCTGGCGCACCGCCATTTCCCACAATTAAAAATTCTGGTTCGTGCGGTCGATCGCGCGCACGCACATCAGTTGCTGCAATTGGGTGTCGAATTGATCTATCGTGAAACAGTAGGCTCTGCTGTCGATCTGGGGGTCGCAGCGTTACGTCAGCTGGGTATCCGCGGAAATCTGGCATGGCGTGCCGGACAAACGTTTAAAGAACACGATGAAAAACTATTACGCGAACAGACTGCATTCCTCGACGACGAAAAAATGTATATCACCAAGAGCGTGCAATACCGTCACCTGCTGGCGGAGATGCTGAAAGCGACCCAGGAAGATCGCCACAGCGAATTGATGCACGCTTGGGAACATATGGACGACGAAGATGCGGATGATGATCATGAGGGCACGCACTAA
- a CDS encoding NAD(P)H-dependent oxidoreductase codes for MKRILIIFAHPGYHRSHANRAMLKGLKGLEDVKVHDLYQHYPNMFIDVAREQRMLRDYDIIIFQHPFYWYSCPAILKEWMDQVLEYGYAFGPEGNALKHKYLMSAVTTGGSAISYSTGGHNHHPITDYLLPFQQSGLMCGMRWLPPFVVYGYHSVADPEYLKMKGQQYRRLLTALRDEELTPQQLHNATYLTDLLKEL; via the coding sequence ATGAAACGTATTTTGATTATCTTCGCGCATCCGGGCTATCACCGCTCACATGCCAACCGAGCTATGTTGAAAGGCCTGAAAGGGCTGGAAGACGTCAAAGTACATGATTTATATCAGCATTATCCTAATATGTTTATTGATGTGGCGCGTGAACAACGCATGCTGCGCGATTACGATATTATTATCTTTCAGCATCCGTTTTACTGGTATTCCTGCCCCGCTATTTTAAAAGAGTGGATGGATCAGGTGCTGGAATACGGTTATGCCTTTGGCCCGGAAGGGAATGCGCTAAAACATAAATACCTGATGTCTGCCGTTACTACTGGCGGGAGTGCCATTTCCTATTCCACTGGCGGGCACAACCATCATCCGATCACAGACTATCTGTTACCGTTTCAACAAAGTGGTCTGATGTGCGGCATGCGCTGGCTGCCCCCGTTTGTGGTGTATGGCTATCACAGTGTTGCCGATCCGGAATATCTGAAAATGAAAGGTCAGCAATATCGTCGCCTGCTGACCGCGCTGCGCGATGAAGAACTCACGCCGCAGCAACTGCATAATGCCACTTATCTGACCGACCTGCTTAAGGAGCTGTGA